In Geminocystis sp. NIES-3708, a single window of DNA contains:
- a CDS encoding DUF2499 domain-containing protein, whose protein sequence is MHTLSIPTWIVHVSSVIEWIAAIWFIWRYGELTGDSSWYWLAYGMLPALISAMCACTWHLFDNAESWEWLVTIQALTTVIGNITLCFGAWKIWQTTQS, encoded by the coding sequence ATGCACACTTTATCAATTCCCACATGGATTGTTCATGTTTCCAGTGTCATAGAATGGATAGCGGCAATTTGGTTTATTTGGCGTTATGGAGAATTAACAGGAGATAGTAGCTGGTATTGGTTAGCTTATGGAATGTTACCCGCATTAATTAGTGCGATGTGTGCTTGTACGTGGCATTTATTTGATAACGCCGAATCATGGGAATGGTTGGTGACAATTCAGGCTTTAACTACTGTTATAGGTAATATTACTCTGTGTTTTGGTGCATGGAAAATTTGGCAAACCACTCAAAGTTAA